The window ATGAGGATGAAGCTGAAGGAGCATCTCCTGGCATTAGGTTGGAGAATTGTGTTCAAAGAAGACGATATTATAAGGCCTAACGGTCAACCAAGTACTATTAAGAGATACCGGTACAAGTCACCTGTCGGGAAGACTTACGTTTCTTTCCTTCAAGTACTCAGGAGCTTCGCAGTTCAGTGTATTAAACGAGTTAAAGGGAACAATACTGAAGGCATTCCTGATAATTGCAATTATTTGGCAGCAAACAGAGTAAATCTCGATGCAGCAGTTTCAAGGGACCTGGCAACACTTGGTAAGCGTAAACGTGAAAATAAATCTGATGTTGTAGGGAAATATGTAGACTGTGTGGAAGCGGATGTGCAGAATGTCAGGAAAAAGAAATTTCTGAGATCAAAAGCTAAGAAGTTCCTCAAATCTTCTGGTTGGATAGTCTGCCAAAAGATGAAATCTAGTAAAAAACGGGAGCTTCGGTATCATTCTCCACATGGCAATTCCTACAAATGTCTGCTGGCAGCATGTAAAGGATACTTAGAGGATGGATATCAAAAGGAGAATAATGTAAGCTCTGGGATCACCACTGATACGTCTATAGCACTCGGTGGCGGAGCAAGGGATACAAGTGGAAGAAAGGACCTGCCGGTTTCAGTTTTAGATAGACATGATGGCATGTTTAGCTGGCCTACATGTCATGTAAAATCAAAGAAAAGAAAATCATCTTCGGTGCCTATGAGCCATGCACGAGTTTTGAGTTCAACACATGGACAAATCCTGCCATATCAGCATCGTGCTAAAACCGTTCTGTCTCTGTTGGTAGACAAAAATGTTCTATTACCAAGAGTTAAACTTACTTATAAGCAAAGAAGTGATGGGCCTCGGCTAAAGGAAGGTGCCGTTACTAAAGATGGAATAAAATGCAGGTGTTGCAATGAACTATTCACTCTGGAAAGCTTTGAGGTTCATGCTGGGTGCAGTACTCGGTTACCTGCTGCTCATATCTTTTTGAAGGATGGGAGGTCCCTTTCACAGTGTTTAGTTGAATTGATGGGTGAAAACAAGCCCAAAGAATCACTGCACGTGCGCTTGAAGACAAATTGTTCTGATACAGAAAGTGATTCAATATGCTCGATATGCAATGAGGGTGGGGAAATATTACTTTGTGACAATTGTCCTTCATCCTTCCACCATGCTTGTGTCGGTTTGGAGGTACTCCTTATCTTATCAGAGTGAACTCCTTTTTCATCAAGAGTTTTAAATTTTCACGCCTATGTTTTCGCAAATCTCCTGTTACAGCACAGGAGCATGTCATTCGGTCATATACTTAAAAAGCTATTTATTTTTTCTTATTTGATCACCAGTGATTCATTGGATATTTCCCATCAAACCCAAACTTGTATGATTTCTAATGAGCACTTGGAATGCCTATTCAATTTCTGTTTTGAACAATGTGACGAGCATGTGGTTTTAGCTTCATACTTGGTTCATATGGTTGCTACATTTCCTTGATTTTTCTATTATATAAGCAACATCTTCTTTCTATATGCACTTGCTTGTCTGTTGATCTGACATGCAGTATCATGCTACTTTTGTAGGCCACTCCGGAAGGAAGCTGGTACTGTCCATCTTGTAGATGTAGTATTTGTGACTTGAGTGATTATGATCCTGATACCAACCAATTCACCGAGAAGACTATTATGTATTGTGATCAGTGTGAACGTGAATGTATGGTTTTCTGAACActcaatagtactccctccgtcccaaaataagtgtctcaactttagtacatCTTTtgaactaaagttagtacaaagttgagacacttattttgggacggagggagtaacatataaTTATATTTTGAAAACCACTGATTTCCTTTTTATCATATTTTGGTAGATCATGTTGGTTGCATGAGAAACAAAGGTGATCGGCTCACCTGCTGTCCAGAAGGGTGCTGGTTTTGCAGTAGGGGATGCTCAGAGGTATGACAACACTTAGATAAAATGCTGTTTCCACCCTGAATTACTTTAGAATTTGAACTTCATGCATGCTCATTATGTTGTCTCATAATCTATTCTGATGTGCAGATATTTCAGCATTTGCAAGAGCTTATCGGGAAACCAATTCCAACTCCTGTCGAAGGCTTATCATGCACCATACTCAGATTTGACAGAGAAAATGCTAGTGACCATGGCGATTTTTACAATGAGATAATGGCAGAACAGTATGGCAAGCTGTGCATTGCACTTGATGTTCTTCATGAATGTTTTGTTACTATTATCGAGCCCCGCACACGAAGAGATCTTTCTGAAGATATTGTGTTCAATAGAGAGTAAGAACTGCTATGGCACCATTTCAATGTGTCTGTCTTCATTTTACCTTCCATTAATCATGTGTTGATTACTTTTGTGTGGTAGGCTTGATGGGATCATGGAAATCATTAGCTTATACTACCTTCGTTTCACAATATCTGTCCTTCATCTCTGCAGTCTTGTTTCAATGTTTATGCTCTCTGCCATACTTTTAAGCTTTTGGAAGAGGTTAAGTGGTTGTGGCATGTAATTTAATAGGGGTATGCATGATCATTTCTCACCTCGCTCTTAGATATAGGGCTAGTTTGGTTGATGTCCACAGCTACGTGCCTGGGAAGAAGTACTGCCTGGCCTGGATTTGATTTTTGGGTGTATTGTTGCCTGGTCAGGCAGCATCGATGGAAACATGTTTGGTTTTTGAGCCTGGCCTGGAGAGTGATTAGACTTAAAATAATAATTCATAGTCCTTTCTACCGAGATCAACTCCATACATGCAAACCCCAGGCAGCCATTATGGCTTGCCAGGCGTTGGAATTTCGACGCCTGGGCCAGGCTAACCCCTTGCATGGCTCCTCTATCCACACCCCATCCAGGCTAATCACCTCCGTACCATTCCAGTCCAGGCAAGTCCAGGCACTTCGAGGATAGCAACCAAACAGTATCCAGGCAACACACAGGCACGCTCCAGGCCAGGTGAGTTGTCACGAGGACACGAACCAAACTAGCCCATAGTGTTTTGTTGGTTCTTATGGTTGGCTGAGGACAGATACAGTGAAACGCAGGGAATACTATATTACAACATTTTAGATAAGCTTAATTTAGATGGTACTATATGACAATTGACAACAGGGAGTATTATCATTCTTATAGCTTGGATATTCTGCTACAGTGCATAAATTTAACTACAACACTCACTTAGTTCTAGGATGACTTGTCAGTAACTCCCTCTTAGCATTTATTTTCTCTATTTCACCTCACACGTGCTGGACACTTTGCCTGAATTTATACCATATTAAGTTTCACGCACCAACCAGTAGAGCCAATGTCCTCCTAACTGTTCAATCCACATATACTTCAACAGTTTCTAGTCTATTTCATCACAATAATTCATCTATGTACAGCTTATATATTCTAGATGTGGCTGGTATTTCTCCGTTCATTATTAATCATCATAAATGGAGACTGTAATTTTTTTATCTAATCATCTACAGATCAGGTCTCCGACGGCTTAATTTTAGGGGATTTTACACGATACTTCTCCAGAAAGATGGTGAGCTAATATCTGTCGGCACTTTTAGGTATTTCACTCTTCTCAGTGGTCCTCCATGGTAATTGCAAACTTTTTTAGTTTATCGTTCTTTTCTCCATATCacaatttattttctgtttagggTATGTGGGAAGAAGTTTGCTGAGCTGCCTCTTATCGGTACAAGAATTCAACATCGTCGACAAGGAATGTGTCGCTTACTGATGAATGAACTGGAAAAGGTTTTTTACTTTTACTACTTAAATAAATATATTTTAAAATTACTGGCCATTGTGAAATTGAGTTTGAATGTTGCAACATCACGTTCCCATTTGATTGTCAATATTCCTGGCATTTTGTTGCTGTGTGTGGCTCTATTTACTTTCTATTTTACTTTGCAGTTACTTTCTGGCTTGGGGGTGGAAAGGCTTATCTTACCGGCGATTCCTCAGCTTCTAGAAACATGGACAGGATCATTTGGTTTCACAGCAATGTCTTGCTCTGAGAGGTTTGAATTGGCAGAGAGCAGCATTCTCAGTTTCCAGGGAACCACCATCTGTCAGAAGATTTTAGATGCCACGGATCATAATCCAAGAGATATGAGCATCCAGTTGGTGCTTAATGCGGAAGAAATTGAGTTGGGGAAGAACAGCATTGTCAGTTTTGAAAGAACCACCACATGTGACACGGTTGTGAACAATGCATCCAATCATTCAGAAGAGTTGAAGGTTACAGCGCAGACTAACTATAACAGTCTAGCATGTGACACGGTTGTGAACAATGCATCCAATCATTCAGAAGAGTTGGAGGTCACAGCGCAGACTAACTATAACAGTCTAGCATTGGCAGAGAACTccgttttcagctcttggggaaccacTATTTGTCAGAAGGTTTCAAGTAATGCATTTAGCCATCCAGAAGAGTTgaatggtctctctctctctctctctctctcgctcacttGATACTTGGCTAGGGAGCACTAGACATATCAGTTTCTGGAATCTTAAAAAGGAAAGATGAATCAAACTAGTTATTAAGCATATTGGAAAATTGATGCTACCTCTGAATATGAATGTTGTTGTCTATGTCCGCACAGATATAGATATGCAAAATAACCTATTGAAGTAATAGGTTGCTTCAAACATGCCTGGCTTTTGCATGCTTTGATTATTTATTTTATAGGAAGACTGTATGGGTGAACTTTGATTTGATAGTCTTATTGGCAATTACAGGATCTGAGTACCAACTGGAATGTACTAGGATCGTTCGCGAGACATTGGAAAGTGATAGTCAAGAAAGCACTTCAGTGGGGGTAGAAGATAGAGACCAACCGGAGCCTGAGCTGTTACTGGAAATTCGGAGTAACAGTAGTGAAGAGGGCAATTGTGCTGTTGGTGTTCCCATTATTACGCCAAACCCAGAAGTTAACTTTGCGGTGGACAGTCATGGGCAGCCGTATGACAGGTATGGTTTCTTCTATTAAGGTCAGTTGACAAGAAAAACCAGCGACATAGTGATTCTTGTTGACAGATTCTCTTAGTTGACAACCTTGTTTACCAGCTATGGCCAGTATCTTATGACGTTGTATTTCTAGTGTTGGTGCAGATCAGTGCAGCGAGAGTTGTGTTTCAACTGAGGTTATTAAGCCTGTTGCGGTACGTATGTTGCATACATGGTTTGTTCCAGATGATACTCTAGATATGTGCACACAGCTTATTATTCGCCATGTTTTGCTGTAACAGGCGGCTCCAGGATCCAAATACAAGGGTAAATGCTACGAGCGGAATAGATGGAGCAACGGCCGTAGGAAACTAGAAATGCACGGCTATGGGGTCTCCACAAAATGACCAGAACTGGGTTCATTCCACCAAAGGTTTGGATCCACGAGGCTTGCAATCTTGTGCAATAAACATTCGGGGAATGTGCATAGTCAACAGCTAATCTGTTCTCTCTAGCGAGGGTTGCCTCGCGTCAGTCAGTTTCAAGCACTCATATTATCATTCTGGGAAAGAAAAATGTTGTATCAATCTCTGTGGATGTTTTCACACCTGCATTTTCAATTCAAATTGTTGGTTCTCAACTGTGCAATGTTATGTGCTATGAAAGTCTCCAAACAGGATTTCACCCGTTTATATTGTACTaggacaaatgcccgtgcgttgcaacgggcgaaAAAATATCGTAAAACTTGCTCCGTGCGTCAATTTTGGTATACATTTCTGATAAACATCAGTAATAAGTTTATACTATTATTGCTTTTCAAAATATGAAGTGCGGACGTAAAGAAGTCACCCTAACATCTGATAGAGGAGTAGTGCTGCATAGAATAGTCTAGTAATCAGCTTTGTATTTTATATTTCAGAAAACACAAATATTCCTTTACTTTTAGATAactaaaagaataaaaaaattcatattttATTAGAATTGAAACATGTTTTgaaaatgaacatttttttgaacatAAGTTTTTTGTGGAagagaatttttaaaaatttgtgatcAATtttaaatgatttaaaaaaaaattGGA is drawn from Triticum dicoccoides isolate Atlit2015 ecotype Zavitan chromosome 4A, WEW_v2.0, whole genome shotgun sequence and contains these coding sequences:
- the LOC119285397 gene encoding uncharacterized protein LOC119285397 isoform X2, with the translated sequence MPRGAAKRRREPPPVAAAGERKLLPGEHVEVISFDPGLCGSWHQAVVIEILDNFRSVRYNDFVDDNGSGSPLVEKVEVSDAIDGKSSAAQESTRGKVRPVHPHQPLQVSDASYGLWVDALVEGSYWEGVIADHAEGSMERKVFFPDEGDERIMAVDQLRHTQDWDEVTGTWKPRGIWLFLQMLLSHEEKDGLPVSVRQIWYDLRSNLSLTAEDNTWMCGTESFWEGSLAALIAELRSVCDKPHQDGNQIGDSCRSAETSTSAAFQNKNIEPIVSDKLDSASAAICRTMLEFISYYRNNDRISARAKRESAKHYLKSVGWTFVDDRAKNRYCVSPDGKRFASFIAACEAYLAQKGCHTNDLLLHSATRNSEDCSSIGTDLILMENKHHNKLSTDASASWMPVQLDAKFSPPIASLLASYQEVTSFSQGQINETMRMKLKEHLLALGWRIVFKEDDIIRPNGQPSTIKRYRYKSPVGKTYVSFLQVLRSFAVQCIKRVKGNNTEGIPDNCNYLAANRVNLDAAVSRDLATLGKRKRENKSDVVGKYVDCVEADVQNVRKKKFLRSKAKKFLKSSGWIVCQKMKSSKKRELRYHSPHGNSYKCLLAACKGYLEDGYQKENNVSSGITTDTSIALGGGARDTSGRKDLPVSVLDRHDGMFSWPTCHVKSKKRKSSSVPMSHARVLSSTHGQILPYQHRAKTVLSLLVDKNVLLPRVKLTYKQRSDGPRLKEGAVTKDGIKCRCCNELFTLESFEVHAGCSTRLPAAHIFLKDGRSLSQCLVELMGENKPKESLHVRLKTNCSDTESDSICSICNEGGEILLCDNCPSSFHHACVGLEATPEGSWYCPSCRCSICDLSDYDPDTNQFTEKTIMYCDQCEREYHVGCMRNKGDRLTCCPEGCWFCSRGCSEIFQHLQELIGKPIPTPVEGLSCTILRFDRENASDHGDFYNEIMAEQYGKLCIALDVLHECFVTIIEPRTRRDLSEDIVFNRESGLRRLNFRGFYTILLQKDGELISVGTFRVCGKKFAELPLIGTRIQHRRQGMCRLLMNELEKLLSGLGVERLILPAIPQLLETWTGSFGFTAMSCSERFELAESSILSFQGTTICQKILDATDHNPRDMSIQLVLNAEEIELGKNSIVSFERTTTCDTVVNNASNHSEELKVTAQTNYNSLACDTVVNNASNHSEELEVTAQTNYNSLALAENSVFSSWGTTICQKVSSNAFSHPEELNGSEYQLECTRIVRETLESDSQESTSVGVEDRDQPEPELLLEIRSNSSEEGNCAVGVPIITPNPEVNFAVDSHGQPYDRSVQRELCFN
- the LOC119285397 gene encoding uncharacterized protein LOC119285397 isoform X1 yields the protein MPRGAAKRRREPPPVAAAGERKLLPGEHVEVISFDPGLCGSWHQAVVIEILDNFRSVRYNDFVDDNGSGSPLVEKVEVSDAIDGKSSAAQESTRGKVRPVHPHQPLQVSDASYGLWVDALVEGSYWEGVIADHAEGSMERKVFFPDEGDERIMAVDQLRHTQDWDEVTGTWKPRGIWLFLQMLLSHEEKDGLPVSVRQIWYDLRSNLSLTAEDNTWMCGTESFWEGSLAALIAELRSVCDKPHQDGNQIGDSCRSAETSTSAAFQNKNIEPIVSDKLDSASAAICRTMLEFISYYRNNDRISARAKRESAKHYLKSVGWTFVDDRAKNRYCVSPDGKRFASFIAACEAYLAQKGCHTNDLLLHSATRNSEDCSSIGTDLILMENKHHNKLSTDASASWMPVQLDAKFSPPIASLLASYQEVTSFSQGQINETMRMKLKEHLLALGWRIVFKEDDIIRPNGQPSTIKRYRYKSPVGKTYVSFLQVLRSFAVQCIKRVKGNNTEGIPDNCNYLAANRVNLDAAVSRDLATLGKRKRENKSDVVGKYVDCVEADVQNVRKKKFLRSKAKKFLKSSGWIVCQKMKSSKKRELRYHSPHGNSYKCLLAACKGYLEDGYQKENNVSSGITTDTSIALGGGARDTSGRKDLPVSVLDRHDGMFSWPTCHVKSKKRKSSSVPMSHARVLSSTHGQILPYQHRAKTVLSLLVDKNVLLPRVKLTYKQRSDGPRLKEGAVTKDGIKCRCCNELFTLESFEVHAGCSTRLPAAHIFLKDGRSLSQCLVELMGENKPKESLHVRLKTNCSDTESDSICSICNEGGEILLCDNCPSSFHHACVGLEATPEGSWYCPSCRCSICDLSDYDPDTNQFTEKTIMYCDQCEREYHVGCMRNKGDRLTCCPEGCWFCSRGCSEIFQHLQELIGKPIPTPVEGLSCTILRFDRENASDHGDFYNEIMAEQYGKLCIALDVLHECFVTIIEPRTRRDLSEDIVFNRESGLRRLNFRGFYTILLQKDGELISVGTFRVCGKKFAELPLIGTRIQHRRQGMCRLLMNELEKLLSGLGVERLILPAIPQLLETWTGSFGFTAMSCSERFELAESSILSFQGTTICQKILDATDHNPRDMSIQLVLNAEEIELGKNSIVSFERTTTCDTVVNNASNHSEELKVTAQTNYNSLACDTVVNNASNHSEELEVTAQTNYNSLALAENSVFSSWGTTICQKVSSNAFSHPEELNGSEYQLECTRIVRETLESDSQESTSVGVEDRDQPEPELLLEIRSNSSEEGNCAVGVPIITPNPEVNFAVDSHGQPYDSVGADQCSESCVSTEVIKPVAAAPGSKYKGKCYERNRWSNGRRKLEMHGYGVSTK
- the LOC119285397 gene encoding uncharacterized protein LOC119285397 isoform X3; translation: MPRGAAKRRREPPPVAAAGERKLLPGEHVEVISFDPGLCGSWHQAVVIEILDNFRSVRYNDFVDDNGSGSPLVEKVEVSDAIDGKSSAAQESTRGKVRPVHPHQPLQVSDASYGLWVDALVEGSYWEGVIADHAEGSMERKVFFPDEGDERIMAVDQLRHTQDWDEVTGTWKPRGIWLFLQMLLSHEEKDGLPVSVRQIWYDLRSNLSLTAEDNTWMCGTESFWEGSLAALIAELRSVCDKPHQDGNQIGDSCRSAETSTSAAFQNKNIEPIVSDKLDSASAAICRTMLEFISYYRNNDRISARAKRESAKHYLKSVGWTFVDDRAKNRYCVSPDGKRFASFIAACEAYLAQKGCHTNDLLLHSATRNSEDCSSIGTDLILMENKHHNKLSTDASASWMPVQLDAKFSPPIASLLASYQEVTSFSQGQINETMRMKLKEHLLALGWRIVFKEDDIIRPNGQPSTIKRYRYKSPVGKTYVSFLQVLRSFAVQCIKRVKGNNTEGIPDNCNYLAANRVNLDAAVSRDLATLGKRKRENKSDVVGKYVDCVEADVQNVRKKKFLRSKAKKFLKSSGWIVCQKMKSSKKRELRYHSPHGNSYKCLLAACKGYLEDGYQKENNVSSGITTDTSIALGGGARDTSGRKDLPVSVLDRHDGMFSWPTCHVKSKKRKSSSVPMSHARVLSSTHGQILPYQHRAKTVLSLLVDKNVLLPRVKLTYKQRSDGPRLKEGAVTKDGIKCRCCNELFTLESFEVHAGCSTRLPAAHIFLKDGRSLSQCLVELMGENKPKESLHVRLKTNCSDTESDSICSICNEGGEILLCDNCPSSFHHACVGLEATPEGSWYCPSCRCSICDLSDYDPDTNQFTEKTIMYCDQCEREYHVGCMRNKGDRLTCCPEGCWFCSRGCSEIFQHLQELIGKPIPTPVEGLSCTILRFDRENASDHGDFYNEIMAEQYGKLCIALDVLHECFVTIIEPRTRRDLSEDIVFNRESGLRRLNFRGFYTILLQKDGELISVGTFRVCGKKFAELPLIGTRIQHRRQGMCRLLMNELEKLLSGLGVERLILPAIPQLLETWTGSFGFTAMSCSERFELAESSILSFQGTTICQKILDATDHNPRDMSIQLVLNAEEIELGKNSIVSFERTTTCDTVVNNASNHSEELKVTAQTNYNSLACDTVVNNASNHSEELEVTAQTNYNSLALAENSVFSSWGTTICQKVSSNAFSHPEELNGSEYQLECTRIVRETLESDSQESTSVGVEDRDQPEPELLLEIRSNSSEEGNCAVGVPIITPNPEVNFAVDSHGQPYDRYGFFY